A single genomic interval of Treponema sp. J25 harbors:
- the rplV gene encoding 50S ribosomal protein L22, with protein sequence MAANNAYRAVSKYLIASPFKVRPVADLIRRKPYTEALSILESMPHKGARLIRKTMKSAAANALNANKQLAEDMLYVKDVQIDEGPRLKRIWFRARGRADMLLRRMCHITVVVDEISKAGE encoded by the coding sequence ATGGCAGCAAATAATGCGTATAGGGCGGTTTCAAAGTACCTTATTGCTTCTCCTTTTAAAGTGCGTCCGGTGGCCGATTTGATTCGCCGCAAGCCCTACACGGAGGCCCTTTCTATTCTGGAGAGTATGCCCCATAAGGGTGCCCGGCTCATTCGTAAGACTATGAAGTCCGCCGCTGCAAATGCGCTCAATGCTAACAAGCAGCTTGCAGAGGACATGTTGTATGTCAAGGATGTGCAGATCGATGAGGGGCCCCGGCTTAAGCGGATATGGTTTCGTGCTCGGGGACGGGCGGATATGCTGTTGCGACGCATGTGCCACATTACGGTGGTAGTAGACGAAATTAGCAAGGCGGGGGAATAA
- the rplO gene encoding 50S ribosomal protein L15 — MHDFNLHAPEGANKKGRRVGRGQGSGRGTTAGRGNKGQKSRSGGKTYVGFEGGQMPLYRRLAQRGFSNYPFKKEYQVVNLARLEAVYNNGETVDVASLIQKGLVKKAAPVKILGTGEITKKLEVKVDAISGSAKEKIEKAGGTVVVTAQN, encoded by the coding sequence ATGCACGATTTTAATTTACATGCCCCAGAGGGAGCAAATAAAAAGGGTCGACGGGTTGGTCGTGGCCAGGGATCAGGCCGGGGAACCACCGCTGGCCGGGGTAACAAGGGTCAAAAATCCCGTTCGGGAGGAAAAACCTATGTAGGCTTTGAGGGAGGTCAGATGCCTCTCTATCGCCGCCTTGCCCAGCGGGGGTTTTCTAACTATCCCTTTAAGAAAGAATACCAGGTGGTAAATCTGGCGCGGCTTGAAGCGGTGTATAATAATGGCGAAACGGTAGATGTGGCTTCTCTTATACAGAAGGGGTTAGTTAAGAAGGCTGCTCCTGTGAAGATCCTCGGCACCGGAGAAATTACCAAGAAGCTTGAAGTAAAGGTGGATGCTATCTCCGGATCAGCGAAAGAAAAAATCGAAAAAGCCGGTGGCACGGTGGTAGTCACGGCGCAGAACTAA
- a CDS encoding type Z 30S ribosomal protein S14, producing MARKAMILKALKKPKYSTRKVNRCRLCGRPRGYMRKFEMCRLCFRKLASEGLIPGVTKSSW from the coding sequence ATGGCCAGAAAAGCGATGATTTTAAAGGCTTTAAAGAAGCCCAAGTATTCTACACGGAAAGTAAACCGGTGTCGGCTCTGTGGACGACCCCGCGGATATATGCGGAAGTTTGAAATGTGTCGTCTTTGTTTTCGCAAGCTCGCCAGTGAAGGCTTAATTCCTGGCGTTACAAAATCAAGTTGGTAA
- the rplX gene encoding 50S ribosomal protein L24 produces the protein MTGHKFKLKKDDTVQIIAGKDKGKRGRILRILREKDRVVVEGANIVKKAVKRRSQQDRGGIVEVEAPIHISNVMIVCKKCGPTRIGYKLDGENKVRVCKKCGEAL, from the coding sequence ATGACAGGACATAAATTTAAGCTTAAGAAAGATGATACCGTCCAGATTATTGCTGGTAAAGATAAGGGAAAACGGGGAAGGATCTTACGGATTCTCCGCGAAAAGGATCGGGTAGTGGTAGAAGGCGCTAACATCGTAAAGAAAGCGGTAAAACGGCGCAGTCAGCAAGATCGAGGCGGTATTGTAGAGGTTGAAGCTCCGATTCATATCTCCAATGTTATGATCGTGTGTAAAAAATGCGGGCCTACTCGGATTGGCTATAAACTTGATGGAGAGAACAAAGTCCGGGTATGCAAGAAATGTGGAGAGGCGCTGTGA
- the rpsE gene encoding 30S ribosomal protein S5 yields MDHAKDKERLVQEKEYVEKLVKLNRTAKVVKGGRRFSFSALTVVGDKKGNVGYGFGKANDVSEAIRKSLEKAKRNMVKLPIRNGTIPHEVLAQFKASSVLLKPACSGTGIIAGGPVRAVMEAGGVTDVLSKSIGSSNQYNVLKATFKAIAKLMDAREVAKNRGKTLKDLWG; encoded by the coding sequence ATGGACCACGCAAAGGATAAAGAAAGGCTTGTACAGGAAAAGGAATACGTAGAAAAACTGGTGAAGCTTAACCGGACCGCTAAAGTAGTGAAGGGTGGGCGGCGTTTTTCCTTTTCTGCTCTTACGGTGGTTGGAGATAAAAAGGGCAATGTAGGGTATGGTTTCGGAAAGGCCAATGATGTTTCAGAGGCTATCCGCAAGAGCCTTGAGAAGGCCAAACGGAATATGGTAAAGCTACCCATCCGTAATGGGACCATTCCGCATGAGGTGCTTGCTCAGTTTAAGGCTTCGTCCGTGCTTCTGAAGCCAGCCTGTTCTGGTACGGGGATTATTGCCGGTGGCCCAGTGCGGGCGGTGATGGAAGCCGGTGGGGTCACCGATGTGTTAAGTAAGTCCATCGGTTCCAGTAATCAGTACAATGTTCTCAAGGCGACCTTTAAAGCCATCGCTAAACTGATGGATGCCCGGGAAGTTGCCAAGAACAGAGGGAAGACCCTCAAGGATTTGTGGGGATAA
- a CDS encoding 50S ribosomal protein L23: protein MTYENVIIEPVLSEKTNRMREEGKYVFKVNLSATKIQVKEAVRRLFNVHPVSCTMMVVGGKPKRLRYRSGRTSTWKKAIVRLEKGEKISLFEGV, encoded by the coding sequence ATGACCTACGAAAATGTGATTATTGAGCCGGTCTTGTCGGAAAAGACCAATAGAATGCGGGAAGAGGGGAAATATGTTTTCAAGGTAAATCTTTCTGCTACAAAGATTCAGGTAAAAGAAGCGGTGCGACGGCTTTTTAATGTGCATCCTGTTTCATGCACCATGATGGTGGTAGGTGGAAAGCCCAAGCGGCTTCGCTATCGAAGTGGTCGTACCTCCACATGGAAGAAGGCCATCGTGCGATTAGAAAAGGGCGAAAAGATCTCCCTTTTTGAAGGTGTATAA
- the rpsC gene encoding 30S ribosomal protein S3 codes for MGQKVNPIGLRLGINKTWSSRWYVDPREYADTLHEDLKLRKLVLTMPETKGAEIAEVEIIRHPQRITIVIHTARPGVIIGVKGANIEKIGSELQKHASKKVQIKIKEVRNPDNNAQLIAENIARQLLARGSFRKAMKQAISNAIKKGNAQGIKVRLSGRLGGAEMSRTEELKEGRVPLHTLRADIDYGFAEAHTTYGAIGVKVWVFNGMKYGKEQKEDAGALVKKRRERVPARS; via the coding sequence GTGGGACAGAAAGTAAATCCGATTGGTTTACGGCTGGGTATCAATAAAACCTGGTCTTCCCGTTGGTATGTGGATCCGCGGGAATATGCGGACACCCTTCATGAAGACTTAAAGCTTCGTAAATTGGTGTTGACCATGCCCGAGACGAAGGGCGCGGAAATAGCGGAAGTAGAGATTATTCGGCACCCCCAGCGAATTACCATTGTTATTCATACCGCACGGCCGGGGGTTATTATCGGTGTTAAGGGTGCAAACATCGAAAAAATCGGGAGCGAGCTTCAGAAACATGCTTCCAAGAAGGTGCAGATAAAGATTAAAGAAGTTCGCAACCCTGATAACAATGCCCAACTCATAGCCGAAAACATTGCGCGCCAGCTTTTAGCCCGGGGATCTTTCCGCAAGGCCATGAAACAGGCGATCAGTAATGCAATTAAGAAGGGAAACGCCCAGGGTATAAAGGTTCGCCTTTCGGGTCGGCTGGGTGGCGCCGAAATGTCCCGTACGGAAGAGTTAAAGGAAGGTCGGGTGCCTCTCCATACTCTTCGGGCCGATATCGACTATGGCTTTGCCGAAGCCCATACTACCTATGGCGCCATTGGGGTCAAGGTATGGGTGTTTAATGGAATGAAATACGGCAAAGAACAGAAGGAAGATGCGGGTGCCCTGGTAAAGAAACGGCGGGAACGGGTTCCCGCAAGGAGTTAA
- the rplF gene encoding 50S ribosomal protein L6 produces MSRIGKIPVKIPQGVKVQIGADSITVEGPKGKLSQTYKPVVTFEQKGDVVVVQRKEDTKQGKAYHGLYRNLLNNMVIGVSAGFSKSLVVNGVGYRAEVKGNLLALNLGYSTDFYVMIPKDLQVTADANGKITITGIDKQKVGEFAAQVRKLRLPEPYKGKGIRYEDEVIRRKVGKSGVK; encoded by the coding sequence ATGTCACGTATTGGAAAGATTCCGGTGAAAATTCCCCAGGGCGTAAAGGTTCAAATTGGGGCGGATAGTATCACCGTGGAAGGCCCAAAGGGAAAGCTATCCCAGACCTATAAGCCCGTAGTCACCTTTGAACAAAAGGGTGATGTGGTGGTGGTACAGCGAAAAGAGGATACCAAGCAAGGAAAGGCTTATCACGGTTTGTATCGCAATCTCCTCAATAATATGGTGATAGGAGTTTCTGCGGGGTTTTCTAAGTCCCTGGTGGTGAATGGAGTCGGTTATCGAGCGGAGGTAAAGGGAAACCTTTTGGCGTTGAATCTGGGATACTCCACTGATTTTTACGTAATGATCCCCAAGGATCTCCAGGTAACCGCCGATGCGAACGGCAAGATCACCATTACGGGGATTGATAAGCAAAAGGTCGGTGAGTTTGCAGCTCAGGTTCGGAAACTGAGACTCCCTGAACCGTACAAAGGGAAGGGAATCCGGTACGAAGATGAAGTTATCAGAAGAAAAGTCGGGAAATCCGGCGTTAAATAG
- the rplD gene encoding 50S ribosomal protein L4, with the protein MNRIVYSIEGKELRTIELDDAVFGLPVNEDVIWYAINNELANERLGTACTKDRSEVHGSNTKPYKQKGTGRARRGDKKSPLLVGGGIIFGPKPRDFSYRMPKKAKRLAMKSILSLKAQTDLLKVIEDFSVQSGKTKDLAKILQNFGAPERTVLILKDDDEMLKRAARNIPWLTYLSYNRLRAHDLFYGRRVILMEGAAKALSEFYASSEEAEAAV; encoded by the coding sequence ATGAATCGGATAGTCTATTCCATCGAGGGCAAGGAGCTTCGCACTATCGAACTGGATGATGCCGTGTTTGGTCTCCCGGTGAATGAAGATGTGATTTGGTATGCCATTAATAATGAGCTTGCTAATGAGCGACTGGGGACGGCCTGTACAAAGGATCGGAGTGAAGTTCACGGTTCTAATACGAAGCCATACAAGCAGAAGGGAACCGGACGGGCCCGGCGGGGTGATAAAAAATCGCCTCTCCTGGTAGGTGGCGGTATTATTTTTGGCCCTAAACCGCGGGATTTCTCGTATCGGATGCCCAAGAAAGCAAAACGCCTTGCAATGAAGAGTATTTTGAGCCTTAAAGCTCAGACGGATCTTCTTAAGGTGATAGAAGATTTTTCTGTGCAGTCGGGAAAGACAAAGGACCTGGCGAAGATCCTGCAGAATTTTGGTGCCCCGGAGCGGACGGTTTTAATTCTTAAGGATGATGATGAGATGCTAAAGCGGGCGGCCCGGAATATCCCCTGGCTTACCTATCTTTCCTATAATCGACTGCGGGCCCATGATCTCTTTTATGGTCGCCGGGTTATTTTGATGGAAGGGGCTGCAAAGGCATTAAGTGAGTTCTATGCCAGCTCTGAAGAGGCGGAGGCCGCTGTATGA
- the rplB gene encoding 50S ribosomal protein L2 yields MGIRTFKPVTAGMRHRISLDYAEITADKPEKSLTTGRAEKAGRGAKGRISVWHKGGGHKRRYREIDFKRDKYNIPGKVATIEYDPNRSANIALIHYADGEKRYIIAPKGLTVGSTVISGPNAPIEVGNALPLENIPLGFAVHNIELTLGKGGQLARSAGASALIAAKEGDYVTVKLPSGEMRMVFKKCYATIGEVGNEDHMNVQLGKAGRKRWLGIRPTVRGMAMNPIDHPHGGGEGRNKGCNPVTPWGQPTRGYKTRNKHKPSSRFIVSRRKK; encoded by the coding sequence ATGGGTATTAGAACATTTAAGCCGGTGACCGCAGGCATGCGCCACCGTATCAGTCTGGATTATGCAGAAATAACAGCGGATAAACCCGAAAAGTCCCTTACCACGGGCCGGGCCGAAAAGGCTGGTCGTGGGGCGAAAGGCCGCATTAGTGTATGGCATAAGGGTGGTGGTCATAAGCGACGGTATCGGGAAATCGATTTTAAGCGGGATAAATACAACATCCCCGGCAAAGTGGCCACGATCGAATATGATCCTAATAGAAGCGCAAATATAGCCCTTATTCATTATGCGGATGGAGAAAAACGCTACATTATTGCTCCCAAAGGGCTTACGGTGGGGTCTACCGTCATAAGTGGTCCCAATGCTCCTATAGAGGTGGGCAATGCCCTTCCCCTGGAGAATATTCCGCTGGGGTTCGCTGTTCATAACATCGAATTAACCCTTGGTAAGGGAGGACAGCTTGCCCGATCGGCCGGGGCGAGTGCCCTTATTGCGGCAAAAGAAGGGGATTATGTCACCGTGAAGCTTCCCTCTGGCGAAATGCGGATGGTCTTCAAAAAGTGCTATGCCACCATTGGTGAGGTAGGAAATGAAGATCATATGAACGTCCAATTGGGGAAAGCGGGACGTAAGCGGTGGCTTGGTATACGTCCTACGGTTCGTGGTATGGCCATGAACCCCATTGATCACCCCCATGGTGGTGGTGAAGGACGGAACAAGGGATGTAATCCTGTTACCCCCTGGGGACAACCCACGCGGGGGTATAAAACTCGCAATAAGCATAAACCGTCTTCACGGTTTATTGTAAGTCGCAGAAAGAAGTAA
- the rpmD gene encoding 50S ribosomal protein L30: MAKKIRIRLVRSTIGALPAQRATVRCLGLRKIGSVTEKEANPAILGMVRAVSHLVAVEEIQ, from the coding sequence ATGGCAAAGAAAATACGTATTCGTCTGGTGCGCAGCACAATTGGAGCGCTGCCTGCCCAGCGGGCCACGGTCCGGTGCCTCGGATTACGAAAAATTGGATCGGTAACTGAAAAAGAAGCAAATCCTGCCATCCTTGGAATGGTACGGGCCGTTTCTCATCTCGTGGCTGTAGAGGAGATTCAGTGA
- the rpsH gene encoding 30S ribosomal protein S8, giving the protein MSVSDPVADMLTKIRNAGLARHEKVDIPTSKLKLEIVKILKTEGYIKNFKKITQDGVNTIRIFLKYDEKQNPVIHGLERISKPGRRVYTGYKDMPRVYNGYGTLIVSTSLGVTTGKKAAEKKVGGEILCTVW; this is encoded by the coding sequence ATGAGCGTTTCAGATCCCGTCGCTGATATGCTGACCAAGATCCGGAATGCCGGATTGGCAAGGCATGAAAAGGTGGATATCCCTACCTCCAAGCTCAAGCTTGAGATTGTGAAGATCTTGAAGACTGAGGGATATATTAAGAACTTTAAAAAGATCACCCAGGATGGGGTAAATACAATCCGTATCTTTTTAAAGTATGATGAGAAACAGAACCCGGTGATTCATGGGCTAGAGCGCATTTCTAAGCCGGGTCGTCGGGTATATACCGGCTATAAGGATATGCCCCGGGTATATAATGGATATGGTACACTGATTGTGTCTACATCACTGGGTGTTACCACTGGGAAAAAGGCCGCCGAAAAGAAAGTGGGCGGTGAAATTCTCTGTACCGTGTGGTAA
- the rplP gene encoding 50S ribosomal protein L16 — translation MLSPKRVKFRKVQRGRMPGKATRGNTVAFGEYGLVALERMWLTNRQIEAARIALNRHIKRGGKLWIRIFPDKPYTKKPAETRMGKGKGAPEYWVAVVKPGTVLFELGGVDRGLAEEAMKLAGSKLPIKTKFVARSELELGA, via the coding sequence ATGCTGAGTCCTAAGCGTGTAAAATTCCGAAAGGTTCAGCGCGGTAGAATGCCTGGCAAAGCCACCAGGGGAAATACCGTAGCATTTGGTGAATATGGCCTTGTGGCGCTGGAGCGAATGTGGCTTACCAATCGTCAGATTGAAGCAGCTCGTATTGCTTTGAACCGGCACATAAAACGGGGTGGTAAATTGTGGATTCGGATTTTTCCTGACAAACCCTATACCAAGAAACCTGCAGAAACGCGGATGGGTAAGGGAAAGGGAGCCCCTGAATACTGGGTGGCGGTAGTGAAGCCGGGAACGGTGTTGTTTGAACTGGGTGGTGTGGATCGGGGGCTTGCGGAAGAAGCAATGAAACTCGCCGGTTCGAAACTGCCGATTAAAACGAAGTTTGTGGCTCGTTCAGAGTTGGAGCTCGGAGCATAA
- the rplR gene encoding 50S ribosomal protein L18 codes for MRRKMLDKDRKRLKRKIHIRKRIYGTPERPRMSVFKSNRSLYIQVIDDTQGKTLVSASTLEKELRNIKRTVEGAAQLGEIMGKRLLEKNITSVVFDRNGYLYHGVVKAMADGARKAGIQF; via the coding sequence ATGAGACGGAAAATGCTTGATAAGGATAGGAAACGGCTTAAGAGGAAGATTCACATTCGGAAGCGGATATACGGGACCCCAGAGCGACCTCGGATGAGTGTCTTTAAGAGCAACCGTTCTCTCTATATTCAGGTGATTGACGATACCCAGGGGAAGACCCTGGTATCGGCAAGTACCCTGGAAAAGGAATTGCGGAATATCAAGAGAACGGTAGAAGGGGCTGCCCAATTAGGGGAAATCATGGGGAAACGTCTTCTGGAGAAGAATATTACCTCCGTGGTGTTTGATAGAAACGGTTATCTCTATCATGGCGTTGTTAAAGCCATGGCTGATGGGGCCCGGAAAGCCGGGATCCAGTTCTAG
- the rpsQ gene encoding 30S ribosomal protein S17 yields the protein MVEKKTGKKEFVGIVTSDKMDKTIVVSIINRTLHPLYKKYVTRIKKVKAHDEHNEAKVGDRVRVMECRPISKEKCWKLVEIIERAK from the coding sequence ATGGTTGAGAAAAAGACAGGGAAGAAAGAGTTTGTGGGGATCGTTACCAGCGATAAAATGGATAAGACTATCGTGGTTTCGATCATCAACAGGACCCTGCATCCCCTGTATAAGAAGTACGTAACCCGTATTAAGAAGGTAAAGGCCCACGATGAACATAATGAGGCAAAGGTAGGGGATCGGGTTCGAGTAATGGAGTGTCGACCTATCAGCAAGGAAAAGTGCTGGAAGCTCGTTGAAATTATTGAGCGGGCAAAATAA
- the rplE gene encoding 50S ribosomal protein L5 — translation MKNYEPRLKKLYREKIAPEMFKEFGYKSTMQTPRLEKIVVSMGVGEALQNKKLLDAAIEDLTQITGQKAVKTKAKKSIANFKIRTGQEIGAKVTLRGAMMYEFLDRLINVALPRVKDFRGVNPNGFDGHGNYSLGITEQIIFPEIDFDKIERVAGLNVTIVTTANTDAEAKALLAKFGMPFRK, via the coding sequence ATGAAGAACTACGAACCGCGGCTCAAAAAACTGTATCGGGAAAAGATCGCTCCCGAAATGTTTAAGGAGTTCGGATATAAATCGACAATGCAGACCCCACGGTTAGAAAAAATCGTGGTAAGCATGGGCGTAGGCGAGGCTCTTCAGAATAAAAAGCTGTTGGATGCGGCCATAGAAGACCTTACCCAAATTACGGGGCAAAAGGCGGTAAAAACCAAGGCCAAGAAGAGTATCGCTAACTTTAAGATCCGGACGGGACAGGAAATCGGAGCAAAGGTAACCTTGCGGGGTGCCATGATGTATGAATTCCTTGATCGACTCATAAACGTGGCGCTCCCCCGGGTTAAGGATTTCCGGGGTGTCAATCCGAATGGTTTTGATGGTCATGGAAATTATTCTCTGGGTATTACGGAACAGATCATTTTCCCGGAAATCGATTTTGATAAGATTGAACGGGTAGCGGGTCTGAATGTTACCATTGTGACCACGGCGAATACCGATGCGGAAGCAAAGGCGCTCCTCGCAAAATTCGGTATGCCATTCAGGAAATAA
- the rplN gene encoding 50S ribosomal protein L14, with the protein MIQVETFLNVADNSGAKLVQCIKVLGGSKRKYASIGDIIVVAVKDALPTSTIKKGSVERAVVVRTHKEYRRPDGTYIRFDDNACVIIDANKNPKGKRIFGPVARELREKDFMKIISLAPEVL; encoded by the coding sequence ATGATACAGGTGGAAACGTTCCTGAATGTGGCAGATAACTCAGGGGCAAAGCTCGTGCAGTGTATTAAGGTCCTGGGTGGTTCAAAACGAAAATACGCAAGTATTGGCGATATCATTGTGGTGGCGGTAAAAGACGCCCTGCCGACTTCAACCATTAAGAAAGGGTCGGTCGAACGGGCAGTGGTGGTGCGGACCCATAAGGAATACCGACGGCCCGACGGAACCTACATCCGGTTTGATGATAATGCCTGTGTAATTATTGATGCGAATAAGAACCCCAAGGGAAAGCGTATTTTTGGACCAGTGGCTCGGGAGTTGCGGGAGAAGGATTTTATGAAGATTATTTCTCTCGCTCCTGAGGTCCTGTAA
- the rpmC gene encoding 50S ribosomal protein L29 codes for MKNSFKNLTFPELVSKRDELKRKYLEFRFQMVIGHVDNPLQKRNLRRQIARLNTLIRQHELAGKA; via the coding sequence ATGAAGAATTCTTTTAAGAACCTGACGTTTCCAGAGCTCGTATCGAAGCGGGACGAGCTTAAGCGGAAATATCTAGAATTCCGCTTCCAGATGGTGATTGGGCACGTAGATAATCCGCTGCAGAAGCGGAATTTGCGGCGCCAGATCGCACGGCTTAATACGCTGATCCGTCAGCATGAGCTTGCTGGGAAGGCATAA
- the rpsS gene encoding 30S ribosomal protein S19 — protein sequence MSRSVKKGPFIEKSLYKKIIEMGKSGERKMIKTYSRCSTIIPEMVGNTISVYNGKTWVPVYITENLVGHKLGEFAPTRIFRGHAGSDKKAVKK from the coding sequence GTGTCTAGGTCAGTGAAAAAGGGGCCCTTCATTGAGAAGAGCCTGTACAAGAAAATAATCGAGATGGGAAAAAGTGGAGAGCGAAAGATGATTAAGACCTATTCTCGCTGTTCCACTATAATTCCCGAAATGGTAGGGAATACCATTTCTGTGTATAACGGTAAGACGTGGGTTCCAGTATATATTACTGAAAACCTGGTTGGGCATAAGCTTGGGGAATTCGCACCAACCCGTATTTTCAGGGGGCACGCGGGTTCTGATAAGAAAGCCGTAAAGAAGTAG